A genome region from Cucumis sativus cultivar 9930 chromosome 4, Cucumber_9930_V3, whole genome shotgun sequence includes the following:
- the LOC101210269 gene encoding probable disease resistance protein At4g33300, which produces MAVTDFFVGEIATELLRMMVQLSTKSCLCKTTAAQIANSIQQILPIIEEIKYSGVELPAHRQFQLDRFSETLRRGIEISEKALQCGRLNIYRNLRLARKMEKLEKDICRFINGTMQAHILADVHHMRFQTTERFDRLEGVLLERRLESMKIRADASGEERWWVEEAFKKAEEEERYESNFVNIGTGLRVGKRKLKELVIGKEDLTAVGISGIGGSGKTTLAREFCKDPEVRRHFKERILFLTVSQSPDVEQLRRTIWEFVMGSDSVNSNNLILHGRPSNSALLVLDDVWSISVLENVIPNVTGCKTLVVSRFKFPEVLRETYEVELLKESEAIALFCHSAFGQQSIPLSANHNLVKQVVNECKCLPLALKVIGASLRGQSEMFWNNAKSRLSRGEPICESHENKLLQRMAISIERLSSKVRECFLDLGCFPEDKRIPLDILINVWKELHDLDDEEALAVLFELSQKNLLTLVKDARGGDIYSSYYEMYVTQHDVLRDLALHFSCQENVNDRKRLLMPKSDTELPKEWLRKSEQPFNAQLVSIHTGEMEEMDWAPMIFPEAKVLILNFSSSGYFLPSFLCNMPKIRALIVLNNNATHATLTNFSVFSSLVNLRGIWLEKISMTQLFDACTPLKHLRKLSLVFCKINNSLDEWAVDVSQIFPFLFELKIDHCNDLRKLPSSICEMQSLKCLSVTNCHNLSQLPTNLWKLKNLQILRLFACPLLKTLSPSICVLSCLKYIDISQCVYLTSLPEEIGKLTSLEKIDMRECSLIRRLPRSVVSLQSLCHVICEEDVSWLWEDLKSHMPNLYIQVAEKCFNLDWLKE; this is translated from the exons ATGGCGGTTACAGATTTCTTTGTTGGAGAGATAGCCACTGAGCTTCTCAGAATGATGGTACAACTTTCGACCAAATCCTGCCTTTGTAAAACGACGGCAGCTCAAATCGCCAATTCTATTCAACAAATTCTGCCGATTATCGAAGAGATCAAGTACTCGGGAGTTGAATTACCCGCTCATCGCCAATTTCAGTTAGATCGCTTCAGCGAAACTCTTAGAAGAGGCATCGAGATTTCCGAGAAGGCTCTTCAATGTGGCCGATTAAACATTTACAGAAACTTACGGCTCGCGAGGAAGATGGAGAAGCTTGAAAAGGATATATGTCGATTCATTAATGGCACCATGCAGGCGCATATACTGGCCGACGTGCATCATATGAGATTCCAGACCACCGAGCGGTTTGACCGGCTTGAAGGTGTTTTGTTGGAGCGGCGGCTTGAGTCGATGAAGATTAGAGCAGATGCTTCGGGAGAGGAAAGGTGGTGGGTTGAGGAGGCGTTTAAGAAGGCCGAGGAGGAGGAAAGGTATGAGAGTAATTTCGTGAATATAGGAACTGGATTGCGTGTGGGGAAGAGAAAATTGAAGGAGCTGGTGATTGGAAAGGAGGATTTAACGGCGGTTGGGATTAGTGGAATTGGGGGTTCGGGGAAGACTACTTTAGCTAGAGAATTCTGCAAAGATCCGGAAGTTCGAA GACACTTTAAAGAGAGAATTTTGTTCTTAACGGTGTCACAGTCCCCTGATGTGGAGCAGCTGAGGAGAACGATCTGGGAATTTGTGATGGGTAGTGATAGTGTCAATtctaataatttgattttacatGGGAGGCCTTCAAATTCAGCGCTTTTGGTTCTGGATGATGTGTGGTCAATTTCAGTTCTTGAAAATGTTATTCCAAACGTAACTGGTTGCAAAACTCTTGTTGTTTCACGATTCAAATTCCCTGAAGTTCTTAGAGAAACTTATGAAGTAGAGTTGTTGAAAGAAAGTGAAGCAATTGCTCTGTTTTGCCACTCAGCTTTCGGACAACAGTCGATTCCTTTGTCTGCTAATCACAACTTGGTCAAACAG gTTGTGAATGAATGCAAATGTTTGCCTCTGGCTCTTAAAGTCATAGGAGCATCACTCAGAGGACAGAGCGAGATGTTCTGGAATAATGCCAAGTCTAGGTTGTCACGTGGCGAGCCTATTTGCGAGTCCCATGAGAACAAATTGCTTCAAAGAATGGCAATCAGTATTGAACGCCTCTCGAGTAAAGTGAGAGAATGTTTCCTCGACCTGGGATGCTTTCCTGAAGACAAAAGAATTCCTCTTGACATTCTCATCAATGTTTGGAAGGAGTTACATGATCTTGATGACGAAGAAGCTCTTGCTGTTCTTTTCGAGTTATCTCAGAAGAATCTTCTTACGTTGGTGAAAGATGCACG CGGTGGTGACATTTATAGCAGTTATTATGAGATGTATGTCACTCAACACGATGTATTAAGGGACCTTGCCCTTCATTTCAGTTGCCAGGAGAATGTGAACGACCGCAAGCGATTACTGATGCCAAAAAGCGACACAGAGCTTCCAAAAGAATGGTTAAGGAAATCGGAACAGCCATTTAATGCCCAACTTGTTTCAATTCACACAG gtgaaatggaagaaatggaTTGGGCGCCTATGATATTTCCTGAAGCTAAAGTGCTCATTTTAAACTTCTCCTCGAGTGGATACTTCTTgccttcttttctttgcaaCATGCCGAAGATAAGAGCATTAATTGTGCTAAATAACAATGCAACACATGCAACTCTCACCAATTTCTCAGTTTTTTCTAGTTTGGTCAACTTGAGAGGCATCTGGCTGGAAAAAATTTCCATGACACAACTATTCGATGCTTGCACGCCATTGAAACATCTAAGGAAGCTATCTCTTGTTTTCTGCAAGATCAACAACAGCCTCGACGAGTGGGCGGTAGATGTATCCCAGATCTTCCCGTTTCTTTTCGAACTCAAAATTGATCACTGCAACGACTTGCGTAAGCTACCTTCAAGCATTTGTGAGATGCAAAGTCTCAAGTGTCTTAGTGTCACCAACTGTCATAATCTCAGTCAACTCCCTACCAACTTATGGAAGCTGAAAAATCTACAAATCTTGAGACTTTTTGCTTGCCCACTCCTCAAAACTCTATCCCCAAGCATTTGTGTACTTTCTTGTCTAAAGTACATTGACATCTCCCAATGTGTTTACTTAACCAGCCTTCCTGAAGAAATTGGCAAGCTGACAAGCCTAGAGAAAATTGACATGAGAGAATGCTCACTCATAAGGAGACTACCTAGATCAGTTGTGTCTTTGCAATCTCTCTGTCACGTAATCTGCGAAGAAGACGTCTCGTGGCTATGGGAGGATTTGAAGAGTCATATGCCTAATTTGTACATTCAAGTCGCCGAGAAATGCTTCAACTTAGATTGGCTCAAAGAGTGA